A DNA window from Arachis duranensis cultivar V14167 chromosome 3, aradu.V14167.gnm2.J7QH, whole genome shotgun sequence contains the following coding sequences:
- the LOC107478773 gene encoding beta-adaptin-like protein C has product MPIVQLYYQLLSIDVVRNLCKKMAPPLVTLLYAEPEIQYVALRNINLMVQRRPPILAHEIKKGCSRNWSLCNQIRDDLGTEGPQQMIQAAKDVVLAKKPVITDDSNQLDSSLLDELLVNITTLSSVYHKPLDAFVTRAHTSAQKAEDEEYPEGSETAYSESSSAKSCQWCCFNPGIRCTAITSTCRACAGFTWLWLAYLIFPIR; this is encoded by the exons ATGCCAATTGTGCAATTGTACTATCAGCTGTTAAg CATTGATGTGGTTCGAAATCTCTGTAAAAAGATGGCTCCTCCTCTTGTGACATTACTCTATGCAGAACCCGAAATACAATATGTAGCCCTGCGGAATATCAATCTTATGGTACAAAGAAGACCACCAATTCTTGCCCATGAAATTAAG AAAGGCTGCTCGCGCAATTGGTCGTTGTGCAATCAAATTAGAGATGATTTAGGTACTGAGGGCCCACAACAGATGATTCAG GCAGCTAAGGATGTTGTGTTAGCTAAGAAACCTGTAATAACTGATGACTCAAACCAACTTGATTCGTCTCTACTTGATGAGCTCCTTGTCAACATTACTACATTATCTTCAGTTTATCACAAGCCTCTAGATGCATTTGTAACCCGTGCACACACCTCGGCCCAGAAAGCTGAAGATGAAGAGTATCCTGAGGGAAGTGAAACAGCATATTCTGAGTCATCTTCTGCAAAATCCTGCCAATGGTGCTGTTTCAACCCCGGAATCCGTTGCACCGCCATCACCTCCACCTGCCGTGCCTGTGCCGGATTTACTTGGTTGTGGCTTGCTTATTTGATATTTCCGATAAGATGA